The Patescibacteria group bacterium genome includes a window with the following:
- the metK gene encoding methionine adenosyltransferase has translation MTKTTLKTCESVCAGHPDKICDQISDAVLDACLAQDPSSRVACECLIKDDNLIMAGEITSNAQVDYIGIARQTLREIGYTPEEADGFKIQSLISKQSPDIAQGVDTGGAGDQGMMYGYASAETEELLPLPLVLAHNLCRKLGELRQSDQGSPLKPDGKAQVTVRYENGRPVSADSIVVSTQHSAEISQADLEQYVLKNVIIPVAGDWLVAGLTINPHLKKSLAEPTKIYINPTGRFEVGGSFGDCGVTGRKIVVDTYGGIGRVGGGAFSGKDPSKVDRSAAYMARYLAKNLVSLGYGDEIEVRLAYAIGVAQPVDVSVDIITPIADDSLGLKEKPVLDPVSYILANFDLSPAGIIKLLDLRQPVYRQAAVYGHFGRTEFSWEK, from the coding sequence ATGACCAAGACCACCCTCAAAACGTGCGAATCAGTGTGCGCCGGCCACCCGGACAAAATTTGCGATCAGATCAGCGATGCCGTTTTAGATGCTTGTTTGGCCCAGGATCCCAGCTCCCGCGTTGCCTGCGAATGTCTAATCAAGGATGATAACTTGATTATGGCTGGAGAGATTACCAGCAATGCGCAAGTTGATTATATTGGAATTGCCAGGCAGACGCTTAGAGAAATCGGTTATACGCCGGAGGAAGCGGATGGTTTCAAGATTCAGTCGCTTATTAGCAAACAATCACCGGATATCGCGCAAGGTGTGGATACTGGCGGGGCGGGGGATCAGGGTATGATGTACGGCTATGCTTCAGCGGAAACTGAAGAACTATTGCCCTTGCCGTTAGTCTTGGCTCATAATCTTTGCCGTAAGTTGGGCGAATTGCGCCAATCAGATCAAGGTAGTCCGCTTAAGCCGGACGGCAAGGCACAAGTAACCGTCAGATACGAAAACGGTCGGCCCGTGTCCGCCGATTCTATTGTCGTGTCCACTCAGCATTCAGCGGAAATTAGCCAAGCCGATTTGGAGCAGTATGTCTTAAAAAATGTAATTATCCCTGTGGCCGGGGATTGGTTGGTGGCCGGTCTAACCATTAATCCGCATCTGAAAAAGTCATTAGCTGAACCGACTAAAATTTATATTAATCCGACCGGACGATTTGAGGTGGGCGGATCGTTCGGCGATTGTGGCGTTACCGGCAGAAAAATCGTTGTGGATACTTATGGCGGTATCGGCCGAGTCGGTGGCGGAGCTTTTTCCGGCAAGGATCCGTCCAAGGTTGATCGCAGTGCCGCTTATATGGCGCGCTACCTGGCTAAAAATTTAGTATCGTTGGGTTATGGCGATGAAATTGAGGTTCGTTTGGCCTACGCTATCGGCGTGGCTCAGCCTGTTGATGTTTCGGTTGATATTATCACACCTATCGCCGATGATTCTCTCGGCTTGAAAGAAAAGCCGGTGCTTGATCCCGTGTCTTATATCCTAGCTAACTTTGATTTGTCTCCTGCCGGTATTATTAAATTATTGGATTTGAGGCAACCGGTCTATCGTCAGGCCGCTGTTTATGGTCATTTTGGCCGGACGGAATTCAGCTGGGAAAAGTAA